A window of Malania oleifera isolate guangnan ecotype guangnan chromosome 5, ASM2987363v1, whole genome shotgun sequence contains these coding sequences:
- the LOC131155644 gene encoding uncharacterized protein LOC131155644 isoform X4, producing MAFLLSANGTILFAPTFPSSKRLLPYCSPSYSLSHPRVIIISASSSSTTETLPHLQVGDPNNGLPSAATARWSEFSRNVSGEWDGYGAYFSTDGKPIELPESVVPEAFREWEVKVFDWQTQCPTLAQPEELLVTYKLIKLLPTVGCEADAATQYSIDERKIGGSDNRISAFAYQSSGCYVAVWLMENPQIDGTSSLLELEHCLVDPKNRESRVRIIQSVRVDNTKMVLQNVKVFREQWYGPFRNGEQLGGCAVHESGFASTDTMKGSEINGVWQGPVSVARFQSSEACLIFCVKLPQVTTSN from the exons ATGGCTTTCTTATTGTCAGCGAATGGAACCATCCTATTTGCTCCTACTTTCCCATCCTCCAAGCGCCTTCTTCCTTACTGCTCCCCCTCTTATTCTCTCTCGCATCCTCGCGTCATCATCATCTCTGCCTCTTCGTCCTCCACAACCGAGACCCTTCCGCATCTGCAAGTCGGCGACCCCAATAACGGCTTACCTTCAGCCGCCACCGCTA GATGGTCCGAATTTTCTAGAAATGTGTCTGGTGAATGGGATGGCTATGGAGCATATTTCTCAACCGATGGTAAGCCAATTGAACTTCCAGAATCTGTTGTTCCCGAAGCTTTCAGGGAGTGGGAAGTTAAGGTGTTTGATTGGCAGACTCAGTGCCCAACTCTTGCGCAACCGGAGGAGCTTCTAGTTACATACAAACTGATAAAGCTGCTTCCTACTGTTGGTTGTGAAGCTGATGCTGCCACACAATATAGCATTGATGAAAGGAAAATTGGAGGTAGTGATAATAGAATTTCTGCCTTTGCATATCAATCTAGCGGATGTTATGTGGCTGTGTGGCTGATGGAGAATCCACAAATTGATGGGACATCTAGTTTACTGGAGTTAGAGCACTGTTTGGTGGATCCTAAAAATCGTGAGTCGCGCGTGAGGATAATTCAGTCTGTTCGTGTTGATAACACAAAGATGGTGCTGCAGAATGTCAAAGTTTTTCGTGAGCAGTGGTATGGGCCTTTCCGGAATGGGGAACAGCTTGGTGGATGTGCTGTTCATGAATCTGGATTTGCTTCAACAGACACAATGAAAGGTTCAGAAATTAATGGTGTTTGGCAGGGCCCTGTTTCTGTTGCCAGATTCCAAAGTTCTGAAGCT TGTTTAATCTTCTGTGTAAAATTGCCTCAAGTCACCACCAGCAACTGA
- the LOC131155644 gene encoding uncharacterized protein LOC131155644 isoform X2: MAFLLSANGTILFAPTFPSSKRLLPYCSPSYSLSHPRVIIISASSSSTTETLPHLQVGDPNNGLPSAATARWSEFSRNVSGEWDGYGAYFSTDGKPIELPESVVPEAFREWEVKVFDWQTQCPTLAQPEELLVTYKLIKLLPTVGCEADAATQYSIDERKIGGSDNRISAFAYQSSGCYVAVWLMENPQIDGTSSLLELEHCLVDPKNRESRVRIIQSVRVDNTKMVLQNVKVFREQWYGPFRNGEQLGGCAVHESGFASTDTMKGSEINGVWQGPVSVARFQSSEANIFQEFTDESVQKLVRDERDIIFLPKQLWCSLNEAVGGETCGEVGWMLDSGHAITSRCVFSSDAKLKEITIASETAEGLDQL, translated from the exons ATGGCTTTCTTATTGTCAGCGAATGGAACCATCCTATTTGCTCCTACTTTCCCATCCTCCAAGCGCCTTCTTCCTTACTGCTCCCCCTCTTATTCTCTCTCGCATCCTCGCGTCATCATCATCTCTGCCTCTTCGTCCTCCACAACCGAGACCCTTCCGCATCTGCAAGTCGGCGACCCCAATAACGGCTTACCTTCAGCCGCCACCGCTA GATGGTCCGAATTTTCTAGAAATGTGTCTGGTGAATGGGATGGCTATGGAGCATATTTCTCAACCGATGGTAAGCCAATTGAACTTCCAGAATCTGTTGTTCCCGAAGCTTTCAGGGAGTGGGAAGTTAAGGTGTTTGATTGGCAGACTCAGTGCCCAACTCTTGCGCAACCGGAGGAGCTTCTAGTTACATACAAACTGATAAAGCTGCTTCCTACTGTTGGTTGTGAAGCTGATGCTGCCACACAATATAGCATTGATGAAAGGAAAATTGGAGGTAGTGATAATAGAATTTCTGCCTTTGCATATCAATCTAGCGGATGTTATGTGGCTGTGTGGCTGATGGAGAATCCACAAATTGATGGGACATCTAGTTTACTGGAGTTAGAGCACTGTTTGGTGGATCCTAAAAATCGTGAGTCGCGCGTGAGGATAATTCAGTCTGTTCGTGTTGATAACACAAAGATGGTGCTGCAGAATGTCAAAGTTTTTCGTGAGCAGTGGTATGGGCCTTTCCGGAATGGGGAACAGCTTGGTGGATGTGCTGTTCATGAATCTGGATTTGCTTCAACAGACACAATGAAAGGTTCAGAAATTAATGGTGTTTGGCAGGGCCCTGTTTCTGTTGCCAGATTCCAAAGTTCTGAAGCT AATATATTTCAAGAATTTACAGATGAGAGTGTGCAGAAGTTGGTAAGAGATGAACGTGATATCATATTTCTGCCGAAGCAATTGTGGTGTTCATTAAATGAAGCGGTTGGTGGTGAAACATGTGGTGAGGTGGGATGGATGTTAGATAGTGGGCATGCTATCACATCAAGATGTGTTTTCTCAAGCGATGCAAAGTTGAAG gAAATCACAATAGCAAGTGAAACTGCAGAGGGTTTGGACCAATTATAA
- the LOC131155644 gene encoding uncharacterized protein LOC131155644 isoform X1, which translates to MAFLLSANGTILFAPTFPSSKRLLPYCSPSYSLSHPRVIIISASSSSTTETLPHLQVGDPNNGLPSAATARWSEFSRNVSGEWDGYGAYFSTDGKPIELPESVVPEAFREWEVKVFDWQTQCPTLAQPEELLVTYKLIKLLPTVGCEADAATQYSIDERKIGGSDNRISAFAYQSSGCYVAVWLMENPQIDGTSSLLELEHCLVDPKNRESRVRIIQSVRVDNTKMVLQNVKVFREQWYGPFRNGEQLGGCAVHESGFASTDTMKGSEINGVWQGPVSVARFQSSEANIFQEFTDESVQKLVRDERDIIFLPKQLWCSLNEAVGGETCGEVGWMLDSGHAITSRCVFSSDAKLKASQCVDFYFCSLLFLISVLLTEYLMGKSDNY; encoded by the exons ATGGCTTTCTTATTGTCAGCGAATGGAACCATCCTATTTGCTCCTACTTTCCCATCCTCCAAGCGCCTTCTTCCTTACTGCTCCCCCTCTTATTCTCTCTCGCATCCTCGCGTCATCATCATCTCTGCCTCTTCGTCCTCCACAACCGAGACCCTTCCGCATCTGCAAGTCGGCGACCCCAATAACGGCTTACCTTCAGCCGCCACCGCTA GATGGTCCGAATTTTCTAGAAATGTGTCTGGTGAATGGGATGGCTATGGAGCATATTTCTCAACCGATGGTAAGCCAATTGAACTTCCAGAATCTGTTGTTCCCGAAGCTTTCAGGGAGTGGGAAGTTAAGGTGTTTGATTGGCAGACTCAGTGCCCAACTCTTGCGCAACCGGAGGAGCTTCTAGTTACATACAAACTGATAAAGCTGCTTCCTACTGTTGGTTGTGAAGCTGATGCTGCCACACAATATAGCATTGATGAAAGGAAAATTGGAGGTAGTGATAATAGAATTTCTGCCTTTGCATATCAATCTAGCGGATGTTATGTGGCTGTGTGGCTGATGGAGAATCCACAAATTGATGGGACATCTAGTTTACTGGAGTTAGAGCACTGTTTGGTGGATCCTAAAAATCGTGAGTCGCGCGTGAGGATAATTCAGTCTGTTCGTGTTGATAACACAAAGATGGTGCTGCAGAATGTCAAAGTTTTTCGTGAGCAGTGGTATGGGCCTTTCCGGAATGGGGAACAGCTTGGTGGATGTGCTGTTCATGAATCTGGATTTGCTTCAACAGACACAATGAAAGGTTCAGAAATTAATGGTGTTTGGCAGGGCCCTGTTTCTGTTGCCAGATTCCAAAGTTCTGAAGCT AATATATTTCAAGAATTTACAGATGAGAGTGTGCAGAAGTTGGTAAGAGATGAACGTGATATCATATTTCTGCCGAAGCAATTGTGGTGTTCATTAAATGAAGCGGTTGGTGGTGAAACATGTGGTGAGGTGGGATGGATGTTAGATAGTGGGCATGCTATCACATCAAGATGTGTTTTCTCAAGCGATGCAAAGTTGAAGGCAAGTCAATGTGtggatttttatttttgctcCCTTTTATTTCTAATCAGTGTGCTACTGACCGAATATCTGATGGGAAAATCTGACAATTACTGA
- the LOC131155644 gene encoding uncharacterized protein LOC131155644 isoform X5, which translates to MAFLLSANGTILFAPTFPSSKRLLPYCSPSYSLSHPRVIIISASSSSTTETLPHLQVGDPNNGLPSAATARWSEFSRNVSGEWDGYGAYFSTDGKPIELPESVVPEAFREWEVKVFDWQTQCPTLAQPEELLVTYKLIKLLPTVGCEADAATQYSIDERKIGGSDNRISAFAYQSSGCYVAVWLMENPQIDGTSSLLELEHCLVDPKNRESRVRIIQSVRVDNTKMVLQNVKVFREQWYGPFRNGEQLGGCAVHESGFASTDTMKGSEINGVWQGPVSVARFQSSEAEITIASETAEGLDQL; encoded by the exons ATGGCTTTCTTATTGTCAGCGAATGGAACCATCCTATTTGCTCCTACTTTCCCATCCTCCAAGCGCCTTCTTCCTTACTGCTCCCCCTCTTATTCTCTCTCGCATCCTCGCGTCATCATCATCTCTGCCTCTTCGTCCTCCACAACCGAGACCCTTCCGCATCTGCAAGTCGGCGACCCCAATAACGGCTTACCTTCAGCCGCCACCGCTA GATGGTCCGAATTTTCTAGAAATGTGTCTGGTGAATGGGATGGCTATGGAGCATATTTCTCAACCGATGGTAAGCCAATTGAACTTCCAGAATCTGTTGTTCCCGAAGCTTTCAGGGAGTGGGAAGTTAAGGTGTTTGATTGGCAGACTCAGTGCCCAACTCTTGCGCAACCGGAGGAGCTTCTAGTTACATACAAACTGATAAAGCTGCTTCCTACTGTTGGTTGTGAAGCTGATGCTGCCACACAATATAGCATTGATGAAAGGAAAATTGGAGGTAGTGATAATAGAATTTCTGCCTTTGCATATCAATCTAGCGGATGTTATGTGGCTGTGTGGCTGATGGAGAATCCACAAATTGATGGGACATCTAGTTTACTGGAGTTAGAGCACTGTTTGGTGGATCCTAAAAATCGTGAGTCGCGCGTGAGGATAATTCAGTCTGTTCGTGTTGATAACACAAAGATGGTGCTGCAGAATGTCAAAGTTTTTCGTGAGCAGTGGTATGGGCCTTTCCGGAATGGGGAACAGCTTGGTGGATGTGCTGTTCATGAATCTGGATTTGCTTCAACAGACACAATGAAAGGTTCAGAAATTAATGGTGTTTGGCAGGGCCCTGTTTCTGTTGCCAGATTCCAAAGTTCTGAAGCT gAAATCACAATAGCAAGTGAAACTGCAGAGGGTTTGGACCAATTATAA
- the LOC131155644 gene encoding uncharacterized protein LOC131155644 isoform X6: MAFLLSANGTILFAPTFPSSKRLLPYCSPSYSLSHPRVIIISASSSSTTETLPHLQVGDPNNGLPSAATARWSEFSRNVSGEWDGYGAYFSTDGKPIELPESVVPEAFREWEVKVFDWQTQCPTLAQPEELLVTYKLIKLLPTVGCEADAATQYSIDERKIGGSDNRISAFAYQSSGCYVAVWLMENPQIDGTSSLLELEHCLVDPKNRESRVRIIQSVRVDNTKMVLQNVKVFREQWYGPFRNGEQLGGCAVHESGFASTDTMKGSEINGVWQGPVSVARFQSSEANLQMRVCRSW; encoded by the exons ATGGCTTTCTTATTGTCAGCGAATGGAACCATCCTATTTGCTCCTACTTTCCCATCCTCCAAGCGCCTTCTTCCTTACTGCTCCCCCTCTTATTCTCTCTCGCATCCTCGCGTCATCATCATCTCTGCCTCTTCGTCCTCCACAACCGAGACCCTTCCGCATCTGCAAGTCGGCGACCCCAATAACGGCTTACCTTCAGCCGCCACCGCTA GATGGTCCGAATTTTCTAGAAATGTGTCTGGTGAATGGGATGGCTATGGAGCATATTTCTCAACCGATGGTAAGCCAATTGAACTTCCAGAATCTGTTGTTCCCGAAGCTTTCAGGGAGTGGGAAGTTAAGGTGTTTGATTGGCAGACTCAGTGCCCAACTCTTGCGCAACCGGAGGAGCTTCTAGTTACATACAAACTGATAAAGCTGCTTCCTACTGTTGGTTGTGAAGCTGATGCTGCCACACAATATAGCATTGATGAAAGGAAAATTGGAGGTAGTGATAATAGAATTTCTGCCTTTGCATATCAATCTAGCGGATGTTATGTGGCTGTGTGGCTGATGGAGAATCCACAAATTGATGGGACATCTAGTTTACTGGAGTTAGAGCACTGTTTGGTGGATCCTAAAAATCGTGAGTCGCGCGTGAGGATAATTCAGTCTGTTCGTGTTGATAACACAAAGATGGTGCTGCAGAATGTCAAAGTTTTTCGTGAGCAGTGGTATGGGCCTTTCCGGAATGGGGAACAGCTTGGTGGATGTGCTGTTCATGAATCTGGATTTGCTTCAACAGACACAATGAAAGGTTCAGAAATTAATGGTGTTTGGCAGGGCCCTGTTTCTGTTGCCAGATTCCAAAGTTCTGAAGCT AATTTACAGATGAGAGTGTGCAGAAGTTGGTAA
- the LOC131155644 gene encoding uncharacterized protein LOC131155644 isoform X3: MEPSYLLLLSHPPSAFFLTAPPLILSRILASSSSLPLRPPQPRPFRICKSATPITAYLQPPPLDGPNFLEMCLVNGMAMEHISQPMTQCPTLAQPEELLVTYKLIKLLPTVGCEADAATQYSIDERKIGGSDNRISAFAYQSSGCYVAVWLMENPQIDGTSSLLELEHCLVDPKNRESRVRIIQSVRVDNTKMVLQNVKVFREQWYGPFRNGEQLGGCAVHESGFASTDTMKGSEINGVWQGPVSVARFQSSEANIFQEFTDESVQKLVRDERDIIFLPKQLWCSLNEAVGGETCGEVGWMLDSGHAITSRCVFSSDAKLKEITIASETAEGLDQL; encoded by the exons ATGGAACCATCCTATTTGCTCCTACTTTCCCATCCTCCAAGCGCCTTCTTCCTTACTGCTCCCCCTCTTATTCTCTCTCGCATCCTCGCGTCATCATCATCTCTGCCTCTTCGTCCTCCACAACCGAGACCCTTCCGCATCTGCAAGTCGGCGACCCCAATAACGGCTTACCTTCAGCCGCCACCGCTA GATGGTCCGAATTTTCTAGAAATGTGTCTGGTGAATGGGATGGCTATGGAGCATATTTCTCAACCGATG ACTCAGTGCCCAACTCTTGCGCAACCGGAGGAGCTTCTAGTTACATACAAACTGATAAAGCTGCTTCCTACTGTTGGTTGTGAAGCTGATGCTGCCACACAATATAGCATTGATGAAAGGAAAATTGGAGGTAGTGATAATAGAATTTCTGCCTTTGCATATCAATCTAGCGGATGTTATGTGGCTGTGTGGCTGATGGAGAATCCACAAATTGATGGGACATCTAGTTTACTGGAGTTAGAGCACTGTTTGGTGGATCCTAAAAATCGTGAGTCGCGCGTGAGGATAATTCAGTCTGTTCGTGTTGATAACACAAAGATGGTGCTGCAGAATGTCAAAGTTTTTCGTGAGCAGTGGTATGGGCCTTTCCGGAATGGGGAACAGCTTGGTGGATGTGCTGTTCATGAATCTGGATTTGCTTCAACAGACACAATGAAAGGTTCAGAAATTAATGGTGTTTGGCAGGGCCCTGTTTCTGTTGCCAGATTCCAAAGTTCTGAAGCT AATATATTTCAAGAATTTACAGATGAGAGTGTGCAGAAGTTGGTAAGAGATGAACGTGATATCATATTTCTGCCGAAGCAATTGTGGTGTTCATTAAATGAAGCGGTTGGTGGTGAAACATGTGGTGAGGTGGGATGGATGTTAGATAGTGGGCATGCTATCACATCAAGATGTGTTTTCTCAAGCGATGCAAAGTTGAAG gAAATCACAATAGCAAGTGAAACTGCAGAGGGTTTGGACCAATTATAA